The following proteins come from a genomic window of Acomys russatus chromosome 17, mAcoRus1.1, whole genome shotgun sequence:
- the LOC127201129 gene encoding cytochrome c oxidase subunit 6C-2, protein MSSSVLPKPQMRGLLARRLRMHIVGAFIVALGVAASYKFGVADRRKKAYADFYRNYDSMKDFEEMRKAGIFQSAK, encoded by the exons ATGAGTTCCAGTGTGCTGCCGAAACCTCAGATGCGTGGTCTTCTGGCCAGGCGTCTGCGGATGCACATTGTGGGCGCATTCATTGTGGCCCTGGGAGTTGCGGCTTCCTATAAG TTTGGCGTGGCTGACCGAAGAAAGAAGGCGTATGCAGATTTCTACAGAAATTATGATTCCATGAAAGATtttgaagagatgaggaaggctgGTATCTTTCAGAGTGCGAAGTGA